A stretch of the Engraulis encrasicolus isolate BLACKSEA-1 chromosome 19, IST_EnEncr_1.0, whole genome shotgun sequence genome encodes the following:
- the LOC134435281 gene encoding uncharacterized protein K02A2.6-like encodes MEVFNKELGTLKGFEASLTLRPDHQPKFCQARGVPYALRPKVEAEIERLLQQGVIAPVQFSDWATPIVPVMKKNGGVRICGDFKVTVNPALCAEHYPIPRIEDLFASLSGGHRFSKLDLSQAYLQVPVKKDSRKYLTITTHKGMFCYNRLPFGITSAPSIFQRIMDQVLQGLPNVHCFLDDILITGKDDAHHLKNLEAVLSRLEKFGLRAQKEKCEFFRSSLDYLGHTIDSVGLHKSDDKIKAIVEAPVPTDTTQLRSFLGLINYYARFVPNMSTLLHPLNALLHKGVKWEWSRKCDEAFQKAKEQLSSKSVLTHYNPRLPVILACDASPYGVGAVISHRLPNGEERPIAFASRTLSKAEQNYAQIEREALGIIFGVRRFHSYLYGRHFTLLTDHRPLTTILSPSKATPSMAAARLQRWALILAAHDYTIRYRCAADHGNADGLSRLPLPVQHKEAQGAVESFLIKHIESFPIHCSEVKRQTKADVTLSQVIEMALTGRFPPAKDADSCLAPYITRKDELSVLQGCLMWGNRVVVPPKLRQHVLDELHTGHPGVVRMKSLARSYVWWPGLDLQVEERCKGCEPCQRGQKNPPLTPLQSWPWPTGPWQRIHIDFAGPFEGRMFFVIVDAHSKWPEVILMDSTSSAKTIEVLRGLFSHYGVPEVLVSDNGPQFTSEEFAHFLTSNGITHKRSAPFHPATNGLAERFVQTFKHSLKSSRGTASVQRRLDAFLLQYRNTPHATTKESPATLFLRRRLRTRLDLLKPSVSAVVERAQEDQQRHHDAHAKERTFEVGDPVLVRDYRRGEEKWMTGTVTSQAGPRSYQVEVASNQQWNRHADQMMACHPSIVQHAAEKQPTPAAPATAVVAPAIPDTGDASETASPVTVTSSPPSGQSDTHNNPATPQPSLNRYPRRVCKPPDRLTL; translated from the coding sequence ATGGAAGTGTTTAACAAGGAATTGGGAACACTGAAAGGATTTGAAGCGTCACTGACACTGAGGCCAGACCATCAGCCAAAGTTCTGTCAAGCCCGGGGGGTACCGTATGCGTTGAGGCCTAAAGTCGAAGCGGAAATAGAGCGTCTCCTACAGCAAGGGGTTATCGCCCCGGTTCAGTTCAGCGACTGGGCAACCCCCATAGTGCCCGTCATGAAGAAAAATGGAGGTGTGAGGATTTGTGGAGATTTTAAGGTGACGGTGAATCCAGCCCTGTGCGCTGAACACTACCCAATACCTCGCATTGAAGATTTGTTTGCGTCCTTGTCTGGGGGACATCGTTTCAGCAAACTGGACCTTTCACAGGCCTACCTTCAGGTACCAGTTAAGAAAGATTCCCGCAAATACCTCACAATCACCACCCACAAGGGCATGTTCTGCTACAATCGTTTACCATTTGGAATCACCTCTGCGCCCTCCATATTCCAGAGAATTATGGACCAAGTGCTCCAAGGGCTGCCCAATGTGCATTGTTTTCTTGATGACATTCTCATCACAGGCAAAGATGATGCGCACCATCTGAAGAATCTCGAAGCGGTACTGAGTCGCCTTGAAAAATTTGGGCTCCGAGCTCAAAAAGAGAAATGTGAGTTCTTCAGGAGCTCGCTAGATTACTTGGGGCACACGATTGATTCTGTAGGGCTTCACAAGTCTGACGACAAGATCAAAGCCATTGTAGAGGCCCCTGTGCCTACTGATACGACTCAGTTGCGCTCCTTCCTGGGGCTCATTAACTATTACGCACGCTTTGTCCCGAACATGTCAACACTTTTACACCCATTGAATGCATTACTCCACAAGGGGGTGAAGTGGGAATGGTCCAGGAAATGTGATGAAGCTTTCCAAAAAGCAAAAGAACAGCTATCCAGCAAAAGTGTACTGACACATTACAACCCCAGGCTTCCAGTTATACTCGCCTGCGATGCCTCGCCCTATGGGGTGGGGGCAGTCATCTCGCATCGACTGCCAAATGGGGAGGAACGACCCATAGCCTTCGCTTCGCGCACCCTTAGCAAGGCAGAGCAGAATTATGCTCAAATTGAGCGAGAGGCTTTAGGAATAATATTTGGAGTCAGACGTTTTCATTCCTACCTTTATGGCCGTCATTTCACCCTACTCACAGATCACCGGCCCTTGACAACAATCTTGAGCCCTAGCAAAGCGACACCGTCCATGGCTGCTGCAAGACTACAGCGCTGGGCACTCATCTTGGCAGCACACGATTACACAATAAGGTACAGATGCGCCGCTGACCATGGTAACGCGGACGGTCTGTCGCGTCTGCCTCTGCCCGTGCAACACAAAGAAGCACAAGGGGCAGTCGAGTCATTTCTGATAAAACACATTGAGAGTTTCCCAATTCACTGCAGTGAAGTGAAAAGACAAACCAAAGCAGATGTCACACTCTCCCAGGTGATCGAGATGGCGCTGACGGGTCGTTTTCCACCAGCCAAGGATGCGGACAGCTGTTTGGCCCCATACATCACACGGAAAGATGAACTGTCCGTACTTCAAGGCTGCTTAATGTGGGGTAATCGAGTGGTAGTCCCACCCAAACTACGTCAACATGTCCTAGACGAACTCCACACCGGACACCCGGGTGTGGTTAGGATGAAATCCCTGGCAAGAAGCTACGTGTGGTGGCCGGGACTAGATCTacaggtggaggagaggtgcAAAGGATGCGAACCGTGCCAACGAGGTCAGAAGAACCCTCCTCTCACACCACTGCAGTCATGGCCCTGGCCAACAGGTCCGTGGCAGCGAATTCATATCGATTTCGCTGGCCCCTTTGAGGGGCGCATGTTCTTCGTCATTGTGGACGCTCATTCCAAGTGGCCCGAAGTCATATTGATGGATTCAACCTCATCTGCAAAAACTATTGAAGTTCTAAGAGGCCTCTTCAGTCATTACGGGGTACCAGAGGTCTTAGTCAGTGACAATGGGCCCCAATTTACTTCTGAGGAGTTTGCCCACTTTCTGACGTCAAATGGCATCACGCACAAACGCTCCGCTCCCTTCCATCCGGCAACGAACGGCCTGGCAGAGCGTTTCGTGCAGACATTTAAACACTCTCTGAAGTCGTCTAGGGGTACAGCCTCGGTGCAACGGCGACTTGATGCTTTCCTGCTACAGTACCGAAACACCCCCCACGCCACTACAAAAGAGTCACCTGCGACGCTGTTTCTCCGTCGCAGACTGCGCACCCGCCTAGACCTGCTGAAACCGAGCGTGTCAGCAGTGGTGGAGCGAGCGCAAGAGGACCAACAGCGACACCATGATGCACACGCTAAAGAGAGAACTTTTGAAGTGGGAGACCCAGTGCTTGTCCGGGACTatcggagaggggaggaaaagtggATGACTGGTACGGTTACATCGCAAGCAGGCCCAAGGTCATACCAAGTCGAAGTTGCGTCCAATCAGCAATGGAATCGTCATGCGGACCAGATGATGGCCTGTCACCCCAGCATCGTGCAGCACGCCGCAGAGAAACAACCAACACCTGCAGCGCCTGCAACTGCAGTCGTGGCACCGGCCATACCTGACACCGGTGACGCGTCGGAGACAGCAAGCCCGGTGACGGTAACAAGCTCACCACCTTCAGGTCAGTCAGACACGCACAACAACCCTGCAACACCCCAGCCATCACTGAACAGATATCCAAGGCGGGTGTGCAAACCACCTGACAGACTGACCCTGTGA